The proteins below come from a single Rhizobium sp. BT04 genomic window:
- a CDS encoding VOC family protein, translated as MTTETSYALTRPAYIDQSHLVVTDLGLVSGFYQSMLGLKVIEKTASGQVLGVGALPLLTLTTAKDAAIAPRNAAGLFHTAFLMPDRAELARWLRHAAHNNVVLDGASDHLVSEAIYLSDPEGNGIEIYADRPHEQWKFDPDGMVDMATLRLDLQALYDSASDERWDGMAEGTAIGHLHLQVGDIPQADAFYRDVLGLKMMASRPGASFFATGGYHHHLAANIWNSRGATARAGNMTGLSDYKIRFNDKATLDAAVSKLDALEIKSEKRDGGTFLRDPWNIGLTLSA; from the coding sequence ATGACGACCGAAACTTCCTATGCGCTGACGCGGCCCGCCTATATCGACCAGTCGCATCTGGTGGTGACCGACCTCGGCCTTGTTTCCGGCTTCTATCAATCGATGCTCGGCCTGAAGGTGATCGAGAAGACGGCGAGCGGGCAAGTGCTGGGTGTCGGCGCTCTGCCGCTGCTGACGCTGACGACCGCCAAGGATGCCGCCATCGCGCCGCGCAATGCAGCCGGCCTTTTCCACACCGCCTTCCTGATGCCCGACAGAGCCGAGCTGGCGCGCTGGCTACGCCATGCGGCACACAACAACGTCGTGCTCGACGGCGCCTCGGACCATCTCGTCAGCGAGGCGATCTATCTGTCCGACCCTGAAGGCAACGGCATCGAAATCTATGCCGACCGGCCGCACGAACAATGGAAATTCGACCCGGACGGCATGGTGGATATGGCGACGCTACGCCTCGACCTGCAGGCGCTCTATGACAGCGCATCCGACGAGCGCTGGGACGGCATGGCTGAGGGGACGGCGATCGGCCACCTGCATCTGCAGGTCGGCGATATTCCACAAGCGGACGCCTTCTATCGCGACGTCCTCGGCCTGAAGATGATGGCGAGCCGTCCCGGCGCGAGTTTCTTTGCGACCGGCGGCTATCACCACCATCTCGCCGCCAATATCTGGAATAGCCGCGGTGCAACGGCACGCGCCGGCAACATGACCGGACTTTCGGACTACAAGATCCGTTTCAACGACAAGGCGACGCTGGATGCGGCGGTCTCCAAGCTCGACGCGTTGGAGATCAAGAGCGAGAAGCGCGACGGCGGCACCTTCCTGAGGGATCCCTGGAATATCGGCCTGACGCTTTCGGCGTAA
- a CDS encoding universal stress protein encodes MYRKIIVAIALGGIEKGQTILRKAASLLDAGGEIIALNVVEDVPTYVAIELPANMVEDAMQDSRDQLQALLAATGIAATVEIRNGPPAKAIISAAESHGADLIIVASHVPDFSNYFIGATADRVVRHAKCSVLVDRQKI; translated from the coding sequence ATGTATAGGAAGATTATCGTCGCCATCGCGCTCGGCGGCATCGAAAAGGGACAAACGATCCTCCGCAAGGCCGCGTCCTTGCTCGACGCCGGCGGGGAGATCATCGCGCTCAACGTCGTCGAGGATGTGCCGACCTATGTCGCGATCGAACTGCCGGCCAATATGGTCGAGGACGCCATGCAGGACAGCCGCGACCAGCTGCAGGCGCTGCTCGCCGCAACCGGTATTGCGGCAACCGTCGAGATCCGCAACGGCCCGCCCGCCAAGGCGATCATCTCGGCGGCCGAAAGCCACGGCGCCGATCTGATCATCGTCGCCTCGCACGTTCCGGACTTTTCCAACTACTTCATCGGCGCCACCGCCGACCGGGTCGTGCGTCATGCCAAATGCTCGGTGCTGGTCGACCGGCAGAAGATTTGA
- a CDS encoding hemolysin III family protein, which translates to MAEVNGIRWAYDRYELIADGIVHGVGLVLALIGATALIFYATVWSSYGALAAAWIYGVGLVLTLAISFSYNAWPVSRTKWYLRRFDHSAIFLLIAATYTPFLERGADDPLLLFMLVAIWLFAAAGIVLKCVFPDRYDRLAILLYLAMGWSGVLVAGPVAARIPSTSMLLIVIGGVIYSLGVIFHVWEKLRFQNAIWHGFVVTAAAVHYSAVFTCFSLSPSGL; encoded by the coding sequence ATGGCCGAGGTTAACGGCATTCGCTGGGCTTACGACAGATATGAACTGATCGCCGACGGCATCGTCCACGGCGTCGGTCTCGTGCTGGCGCTGATCGGGGCCACCGCGCTGATCTTCTATGCCACGGTCTGGAGCTCCTACGGCGCGCTCGCCGCCGCCTGGATCTATGGCGTCGGTCTGGTGCTGACGCTTGCCATCTCCTTTTCCTACAACGCCTGGCCGGTTTCGCGCACCAAATGGTACCTGCGCCGCTTCGATCATTCGGCGATCTTCTTGCTGATCGCCGCCACCTACACGCCCTTCCTCGAGCGTGGCGCCGACGATCCGCTGCTCTTGTTCATGCTGGTGGCGATCTGGTTGTTCGCTGCCGCCGGCATCGTGCTGAAATGCGTCTTTCCAGACCGTTACGACCGTCTTGCCATCCTGCTTTATCTCGCCATGGGCTGGAGCGGCGTGCTGGTGGCCGGGCCTGTTGCCGCGCGTATTCCCTCGACCTCGATGCTGCTGATCGTCATCGGCGGCGTCATCTATTCGCTCGGCGTCATCTTCCATGTCTGGGAAAAGCTGCGCTTCCAGAACGCCATCTGGCACGGTTTCGTGGTCACCGCCGCCGCCGTGCATTATTCGGCTGTCTTCACCTGTTTCAGCCTGTCGCCGTCGGGCCTCTGA
- a CDS encoding Na(+)/H(+) antiporter subunit B has translation MNTLIFRTVAPFLTALMLLFSVFVLLRGHNEPGGGFIGGLIAASGLAIYGIARGVAAVRRALFFHPLSIAGFGLLLSTLAGLLSILFAVPFMTGLWIYLNLFGLEVPLSSVMLFDVGVYLVVLGAITSIALALEEKEVE, from the coding sequence ATGAACACCCTGATCTTCCGCACCGTCGCCCCGTTCCTCACCGCGCTGATGCTGCTGTTTTCGGTCTTCGTGCTGCTGCGCGGCCACAACGAGCCGGGCGGTGGCTTCATCGGCGGGCTGATCGCCGCCTCGGGATTGGCGATCTACGGCATTGCCCGCGGCGTCGCCGCCGTTCGCCGGGCGCTATTCTTCCATCCGCTGTCGATTGCCGGCTTCGGCCTGCTGCTGTCGACCCTGGCCGGTCTTCTCTCCATCCTCTTTGCCGTTCCCTTCATGACCGGTCTCTGGATCTATCTGAACCTCTTCGGTCTCGAAGTGCCGCTGTCGAGCGTCATGCTCTTCGATGTCGGCGTCTATCTCGTCGTGCTCGGCGCCATCACCTCGATCGCCCTGGCCCTGGAAGAAAAGGAGGTGGAATGA
- a CDS encoding FAD-binding oxidoreductase, whose product MAADLDLAESDHDQMVSGRSLWGKSGLRPQWRSIEQSFSADIAVIGGGITGALVGEHLTARGFSVVIIDREKPGFGSTAASTAMLQWETDSTLTELEDYYGFERAAGIYRRSGAAVAGLSKLIAANGIACGFRSRNTLYLAGNREGARDLLEERQLRRRAGLPGVYLEHPDLFTQFEIDRDAAIFSPSSAECDPLLLTWALIDMAVRRGTRLVKASVTALHSEGDHVTAETDEGHLIEARHVVLATGYSMPGFDMPKLHRVSSSWALATVQQDPANFWRDRALIWEDNHPYLYMRTTADNRIVAGGEDDGTIDPEMRGRKLPAKTMAIQEKMKRLWPKADTRVEHAWCGTFGETADGLPLIGPVPEMPHVFAAYGYGGNGITFSYLAAQMIGAMLAGMHRDWFEDFALDRDGPGLARFHSGVHRNVTESQRH is encoded by the coding sequence GTGGCAGCTGATCTCGATCTTGCCGAATCCGACCACGACCAGATGGTCAGCGGCCGGTCTCTCTGGGGAAAAAGCGGCTTACGCCCGCAATGGCGGTCGATCGAGCAGAGCTTTTCCGCCGACATCGCGGTGATCGGCGGCGGCATCACCGGCGCCTTGGTGGGCGAACATCTGACGGCGCGCGGCTTTTCCGTTGTGATCATCGACCGGGAGAAGCCCGGTTTCGGCAGCACCGCGGCGAGCACGGCGATGCTCCAATGGGAAACCGACAGCACGCTGACCGAGCTTGAGGATTATTACGGCTTCGAGCGCGCGGCCGGCATCTACCGCCGCAGTGGTGCGGCGGTCGCCGGCCTTTCCAAGCTGATTGCCGCAAACGGAATTGCCTGCGGCTTCCGGTCACGCAACACGCTCTATCTTGCTGGCAATCGCGAAGGCGCGCGAGACCTTCTGGAGGAGCGCCAGCTCCGCCGTCGGGCGGGTCTGCCGGGCGTCTATCTCGAACATCCCGATCTCTTCACCCAGTTCGAAATCGACCGGGATGCGGCGATCTTTTCGCCGAGTTCGGCGGAGTGCGACCCGCTGCTCCTGACCTGGGCGCTGATCGACATGGCCGTTCGGCGCGGCACGCGGCTGGTAAAGGCGTCCGTGACGGCGCTTCACAGCGAAGGCGATCACGTCACGGCCGAGACGGACGAAGGCCACCTCATCGAGGCACGCCATGTCGTGCTGGCGACCGGCTATTCGATGCCGGGCTTCGACATGCCGAAGCTGCACCGCGTCAGTTCGAGCTGGGCACTCGCCACTGTGCAGCAGGATCCGGCAAATTTCTGGCGCGACAGGGCGCTGATCTGGGAAGACAACCACCCTTATCTCTATATGCGCACGACAGCCGACAACCGCATCGTTGCCGGCGGCGAGGATGATGGCACAATCGATCCCGAAATGCGCGGCCGCAAGCTGCCGGCAAAGACCATGGCAATCCAGGAAAAGATGAAGCGGCTATGGCCGAAGGCGGATACGCGGGTGGAGCACGCCTGGTGCGGAACCTTCGGCGAGACCGCCGACGGCCTGCCGCTGATCGGCCCGGTGCCCGAGATGCCGCATGTGTTCGCAGCCTACGGCTACGGCGGGAACGGCATCACCTTTTCCTACCTCGCAGCCCAGATGATCGGCGCGATGTTGGCCGGCATGCATCGCGACTGGTTCGAGGATTTTGCGCTTGATCGGGATGGGCCGGGGTTGGCGCGTTTCCATTCGGGCGTTCATCGAAACGTGACGGAAAGCCAAAGGCACTGA
- a CDS encoding AI-2E family transporter, with product MGIANGIRKHAKKIAIGERHTSAWAQSLKEAAEELPPPPLHRLEKDGLDVTMAWAIIGIFGILFLAAVYLMSLILIPITLAVVVGMILGMAAEKLSKMGVPRLANAFLLSSSVALVIFLLINSLADPLMTFANEGPAFAERTINRLMPYLERIRWLHITPATFESGSMSIGALLENTGSVLHVVTTSLTPALVQGMIFFAALLFFLAGRVNLRKTIIMTFRTRTQRLAAIRVINAVEQVLGFYFATASLIYVGLGVVMTVIAYVGGLSAPMLWGFFAFLSSFVPYLGITLMTLAVAIAGILSHDGLLIGLMPAAAFFTVHLLMENLIFPAVMGRRLEINPFVVFLAILFWTWMWGAVGAMLALPLSLIVMTVIDELLIEEKPQPQLPK from the coding sequence ATGGGCATCGCCAATGGCATCCGCAAACACGCAAAGAAGATCGCGATCGGCGAACGCCACACCAGCGCCTGGGCACAGTCCCTGAAGGAGGCGGCCGAAGAGTTGCCGCCGCCACCGCTGCACCGGCTGGAAAAGGACGGGCTTGATGTCACCATGGCCTGGGCGATCATCGGCATCTTCGGCATTCTCTTCCTTGCGGCCGTCTACCTGATGTCGCTCATTCTCATCCCCATCACGCTCGCCGTCGTCGTCGGCATGATCCTCGGCATGGCGGCGGAAAAGCTCAGCAAGATGGGCGTCCCCCGGCTTGCCAATGCCTTCTTGCTGTCAAGCAGCGTCGCGCTCGTGATCTTCCTGCTCATCAATTCGCTCGCCGATCCGCTGATGACGTTTGCCAATGAGGGTCCGGCCTTCGCCGAACGAACCATAAACCGCCTGATGCCTTATCTGGAGCGCATCAGATGGCTGCATATCACGCCGGCGACATTCGAAAGCGGATCGATGTCGATCGGTGCGTTGCTCGAAAACACCGGCAGCGTGCTGCACGTGGTGACGACCAGCCTGACGCCGGCGCTGGTGCAGGGGATGATCTTCTTTGCGGCGTTGCTGTTCTTCCTCGCCGGCCGGGTCAACCTGCGCAAGACGATTATCATGACTTTCCGCACCCGCACGCAGCGGCTGGCGGCGATCCGTGTCATCAACGCCGTCGAGCAGGTGCTCGGATTCTATTTCGCCACCGCCTCGCTGATCTATGTCGGGCTCGGCGTCGTCATGACAGTCATCGCCTATGTCGGCGGGCTGTCGGCCCCAATGCTCTGGGGTTTCTTCGCCTTCCTGTCGAGCTTCGTCCCTTATCTCGGTATCACCCTAATGACGCTTGCCGTCGCCATTGCCGGCATCCTTAGCCATGATGGCCTGCTCATCGGCCTGATGCCGGCCGCGGCCTTCTTCACCGTGCATCTGCTTATGGAGAACCTGATCTTCCCGGCGGTGATGGGACGGCGGCTCGAAATCAATCCCTTCGTCGTCTTCCTCGCCATCCTGTTCTGGACATGGATGTGGGGTGCCGTCGGGGCGATGCTGGCGCTGCCGCTGTCGCTGATCGTCATGACTGTTATCGACGAACTGCTGATCGAGGAAAAGCCGCAGCCGCAGTTGCCGAAATGA
- the msrB gene encoding peptide-methionine (R)-S-oxide reductase MsrB: MSETATTAKIRKTDAEWKEQLTPEQYRITRQHGTERAFTGPYWDSFETGLYRCVGCNAPLFRSDTKFDAGCGWPSYFEAVSSDAVTEHRDTAFGMVRTEIRCGSCDAHLGHVFPDGPPPTGLRYCINGHSMVFEAGK, from the coding sequence ATGTCCGAAACTGCAACCACCGCCAAGATCCGCAAGACCGATGCGGAATGGAAAGAGCAGCTCACCCCGGAGCAATACCGCATCACCCGCCAGCATGGCACCGAGCGCGCCTTCACCGGCCCCTATTGGGATTCCTTCGAGACCGGGCTTTACCGCTGCGTCGGCTGTAATGCGCCGCTTTTCCGCTCCGACACCAAATTCGATGCTGGCTGCGGCTGGCCGAGCTATTTCGAAGCGGTATCATCCGATGCGGTGACCGAACATCGCGACACGGCCTTCGGCATGGTGCGCACCGAAATCCGCTGCGGCAGCTGTGACGCCCATCTCGGCCACGTCTTCCCCGACGGCCCGCCGCCGACTGGCCTGCGCTACTGCATCAACGGCCACTCCATGGTGTTCGAGGCGGGGAAGTAA
- a CDS encoding pentapeptide repeat-containing protein: protein MAMHGLSLGLLALVLLAFPPVAAQAADCGSLASPKLDWQECTKKNLMLQGSDLEGANLFGTDFSLTDLAGANFKSANLEKATLVRASLEGAHAEGANFAKIEAYRASFANIIGEGASFAGAELQRANFAGARLAGASFEKAELGRADFDKAVLTGTKFSFANLSRADLSGAAFEGPAMFERAFMFLTRIEGLDLSAASGLEQAQIDLACGDASTKLPAGLSVPTSWPCPAEHE from the coding sequence ATGGCAATGCACGGATTGTCGCTCGGTCTCCTTGCCCTCGTCCTTCTGGCATTCCCACCGGTTGCCGCCCAGGCTGCCGATTGCGGCAGCCTGGCCTCGCCGAAGCTCGACTGGCAGGAATGCACCAAGAAGAACCTGATGCTGCAGGGCAGTGATCTCGAAGGCGCCAATCTCTTCGGCACCGATTTCTCGCTGACCGATCTCGCCGGCGCCAATTTCAAATCCGCCAATCTCGAGAAGGCGACGCTGGTGCGCGCCTCGCTCGAGGGCGCACATGCCGAAGGCGCCAACTTCGCCAAGATCGAGGCCTATCGCGCCAGCTTCGCCAACATCATCGGCGAGGGCGCCTCCTTTGCTGGCGCCGAGCTGCAGCGGGCCAATTTCGCCGGCGCCCGGCTTGCCGGCGCGAGCTTCGAAAAGGCCGAACTCGGCCGCGCCGATTTCGACAAGGCGGTGCTGACGGGAACGAAATTCTCGTTCGCCAATCTTTCCCGCGCCGATCTCTCCGGCGCCGCCTTCGAAGGCCCGGCGATGTTCGAACGCGCCTTCATGTTCCTCACCCGCATCGAAGGCCTCGACCTCTCGGCCGCATCCGGGCTCGAACAGGCCCAGATCGACCTCGCCTGCGGCGATGCCTCGACCAAACTGCCGGCCGGCCTCTCCGTCCCGACGAGCTGGCCTTGTCCTGCCGAGCACGAGTGA
- a CDS encoding Na+/H+ antiporter subunit C: MEPLLSILVGLFFAAAIYLLLSKFTIRIMLGIAILGNSVNLLLFTSGRLTREVPPIIPAGLDSLPAGAANPLPQALILTAIVISFSFLAFLLVLTYRAYQDLGTDDTNDMHAAEPDDRPLPPLGY, encoded by the coding sequence ATGGAGCCGCTTCTGTCGATCCTCGTCGGCCTGTTCTTCGCTGCCGCCATCTATCTCCTGCTGTCGAAATTCACCATCCGCATCATGCTCGGCATCGCCATCCTCGGTAATTCCGTCAACCTGCTGCTCTTCACCTCAGGCCGGCTGACGCGCGAGGTGCCGCCGATCATCCCGGCAGGTCTCGACAGTTTGCCCGCAGGCGCGGCCAACCCGCTGCCGCAGGCTCTCATCCTCACGGCGATCGTCATTTCCTTCTCCTTCCTCGCCTTCCTCTTGGTGCTCACCTACCGCGCCTATCAGGACCTCGGCACCGACGACACCAACGACATGCACGCCGCCGAACCTGACGACCGGCCGCTGCCGCCATTGGGGTATTGA
- a CDS encoding GNAT family N-acetyltransferase encodes MTDAVLLRDATEADLAAIRDIYNHAVEHTTAIWNDTLVDLENRREWFRARKARGFPVIVAEMSGKIAGYASYGDWRAFDGYRHTVEHSVYVDRDCRGAGIGERLMRELIARAAAANIHVMIAGIEAENTASIRLHEKLGFRIAGRFSEVGIKFGRWLDLTCMELRLPLE; translated from the coding sequence ATGACAGACGCTGTCCTCCTCCGCGACGCCACCGAAGCCGATCTTGCCGCCATCCGCGATATCTACAATCACGCCGTCGAGCATACGACGGCGATCTGGAACGACACGCTGGTCGATCTCGAAAATCGGCGGGAATGGTTCAGGGCGCGCAAGGCGCGCGGCTTTCCGGTTATCGTCGCCGAAATGTCGGGCAAGATCGCAGGCTATGCCTCCTATGGCGACTGGCGGGCTTTCGACGGCTATCGCCACACGGTCGAGCATTCCGTCTATGTCGATAGGGATTGCCGGGGTGCGGGCATCGGCGAGCGGCTGATGCGGGAGCTGATCGCCCGTGCCGCTGCCGCCAATATACATGTGATGATCGCCGGCATCGAGGCTGAGAATACCGCCTCGATCAGGCTGCACGAAAAGCTCGGTTTCCGCATCGCCGGCCGATTTTCCGAGGTCGGCATCAAGTTCGGCCGCTGGCTTGATCTCACCTGCATGGAGCTTCGCCTGCCTCTGGAGTGA
- a CDS encoding putative monovalent cation/H+ antiporter subunit A, whose translation MADVTALTFLALCLPLAGALAAPFVIRIFGANGAWLLAIAPLLAFLHFLRFLPKIARGETVTGGYAWVPSYHLSFSWFLDGLSLAFVLLITGIGTLIVLYAGGYLKGHKDQGRFFSFIFLFMGAMLGLVVSDSFLMLFIFWELTSITSFLLIGFDHEREAARRAALQALVVTGGGGLCLLAGLLLLWNISGVTEMSELMGFGDVVRESPLYLAALILVLGGAFTKSAQFPFHFWLPNAMEAPTPVSAYLHSATMVKAGVYLLMRLNPVMGSTPAWEILLPFFGGLTLVVGTTLAIRQTDLKLQLAYTTVSSLGVLVMLIGFGSEHAVEAAALYLVAHSLFKGALFMVAGIIDHETGMRDITRLSGLMRAMPLTWIIALAAAFSMAGLPPFFGFLAKEEIYTALIGGDVRALTFTAITVFGNALMFSVAFAVALKPFLGQPVETPKHPHEAPVLLWLGPAVLAVLGLLAAVFSGFTHTVLSSPIASAIRQTPVEIDISLSPHLGLPLAFSALTILIGIGVYWQLARVRSAMAVFLHAAGRGPDHGFDLAISGLVRFAGRLMRVLQPGRLQIYVTCTFLCLAAILIVPLVVYGELPRPPAWPADVRLHEWAVFLIAAFGLAAVLVARDRLTAIVSLGIQGLAVAIIFLLFGAPDLAFTQFMVETLSVVILALVMTRLRLSPADRRPLGRKLFDGTLALACGLGFALLLMRATEAPFNDALTTFFNTYSKSIAHGANVVNVIIVDFRGTDTLGEIAVVAVTGLAILALIRIRAGSERKLAANDPAVEAEG comes from the coding sequence ATGGCCGATGTCACGGCTCTGACATTTCTGGCCCTGTGTCTGCCGCTCGCCGGCGCTCTTGCCGCTCCCTTCGTCATCCGCATCTTCGGCGCCAACGGCGCCTGGCTGCTGGCGATCGCGCCTTTGCTCGCCTTTCTGCATTTCCTGCGTTTCTTGCCCAAGATCGCGCGCGGCGAAACCGTCACCGGCGGTTATGCCTGGGTGCCGAGCTATCATCTCTCCTTCTCCTGGTTCCTCGACGGCCTGTCGCTGGCTTTCGTGCTGCTGATCACCGGCATCGGCACCCTGATCGTGCTTTATGCCGGCGGCTATCTCAAGGGACACAAGGATCAGGGCCGCTTCTTCTCCTTCATCTTTCTGTTCATGGGCGCGATGCTCGGCCTCGTCGTGTCCGACAGTTTCCTGATGCTCTTCATTTTCTGGGAACTGACATCGATCACCTCCTTCCTGCTGATCGGCTTCGATCACGAGCGGGAGGCGGCGCGCCGGGCAGCCCTGCAGGCGCTTGTCGTGACCGGCGGGGGAGGGCTTTGCCTGCTGGCCGGCTTGCTGCTGCTCTGGAACATCTCCGGCGTCACTGAGATGTCTGAGCTCATGGGATTTGGCGATGTCGTGCGCGAAAGCCCGCTCTATCTCGCCGCCCTCATCCTGGTTCTTGGCGGCGCCTTCACCAAGTCGGCGCAGTTTCCCTTTCATTTCTGGCTGCCGAACGCCATGGAGGCGCCGACGCCGGTGTCGGCCTATCTGCATTCGGCCACCATGGTGAAAGCCGGCGTCTATCTCTTGATGCGGCTCAATCCGGTCATGGGGTCGACGCCTGCCTGGGAAATCCTACTGCCCTTTTTCGGCGGGCTGACGCTGGTGGTCGGCACCACGCTTGCCATCCGCCAGACCGACCTGAAGCTCCAGCTCGCCTATACGACCGTCTCCTCGCTCGGCGTGCTCGTCATGCTGATCGGCTTCGGCTCGGAACATGCAGTGGAGGCGGCGGCCCTCTATCTGGTGGCGCATTCGCTGTTCAAGGGCGCGCTCTTCATGGTCGCCGGCATCATCGATCACGAGACCGGCATGCGTGATATCACCAGGCTTAGCGGCCTGATGCGGGCGATGCCGCTGACATGGATCATTGCGCTCGCGGCGGCCTTCTCCATGGCCGGCCTGCCGCCCTTCTTCGGCTTCCTCGCCAAGGAGGAGATCTATACCGCACTCATCGGCGGCGATGTCCGCGCACTCACCTTTACCGCCATAACCGTCTTCGGCAATGCGCTGATGTTCTCAGTCGCCTTCGCCGTGGCGCTGAAGCCCTTCCTCGGCCAGCCGGTGGAGACGCCGAAACATCCGCATGAAGCGCCCGTGCTGCTCTGGCTCGGCCCGGCCGTTCTCGCCGTCCTTGGCCTGCTCGCCGCAGTCTTTTCGGGCTTCACCCATACCGTCCTGTCCTCGCCGATCGCATCCGCCATCCGCCAGACCCCCGTTGAAATCGACATCTCGCTGAGCCCGCATCTAGGCCTGCCCCTGGCGTTCTCCGCCCTGACCATCCTCATCGGGATCGGCGTCTATTGGCAGCTCGCGCGCGTCCGCTCGGCGATGGCCGTCTTCCTGCACGCGGCGGGGCGCGGGCCGGATCACGGTTTCGACCTTGCCATCTCGGGTCTTGTCCGCTTCGCCGGCCGGCTCATGCGTGTGCTCCAGCCGGGGCGGCTGCAGATCTACGTCACCTGCACCTTCCTCTGCCTCGCCGCCATCCTCATCGTCCCGCTTGTCGTCTATGGCGAACTGCCGCGTCCTCCCGCCTGGCCGGCCGATGTCAGGCTCCATGAATGGGCGGTCTTCCTGATCGCCGCCTTCGGCCTTGCCGCCGTGCTCGTCGCCCGCGACCGGCTGACGGCGATCGTCTCGCTCGGCATCCAGGGGTTGGCCGTCGCCATCATCTTCCTGCTGTTCGGCGCGCCGGATCTCGCCTTCACCCAGTTCATGGTCGAAACCCTGTCGGTGGTCATCCTCGCCCTCGTCATGACCAGGCTTCGCCTGTCGCCCGCCGACCGGCGCCCGCTCGGCCGCAAACTCTTCGACGGTACGCTTGCGCTTGCTTGCGGCCTCGGCTTTGCACTTCTGCTGATGCGGGCGACGGAGGCGCCGTTCAACGACGCGCTGACCACCTTCTTCAACACCTATTCCAAATCGATCGCCCACGGCGCCAATGTCGTCAACGTCATCATCGTCGATTTCCGCGGCACCGACACGCTCGGCGAAATCGCCGTCGTCGCCGTCACCGGCCTTGCCATTCTGGCGCTGATCCGCATCCGCGCCGGCAGCGAGCGCAAGCTGGCCGCCAATGATCCCGCGGTAGAGGCGGAGGGCTGA